From the Rhizobium sp. SL42 genome, the window TTCGCGCCTCGTCGACCGCCTGCCGCCGCGCCGCGCCGAACAGCCTGGCGCTCAGGCGCGCCGCCCGAAGCTCCTTGCCGAGCAATACATTGCCGAGCACGGTCAGATGCGGAAACACCGAATAGCGCTGGAAGACGACACCGCGATCCGGCCCCGGCTCCGCCGGCAGGGGTTCGCCGTCGAGAAGGATTGTGCCGCGGGTAGGCCGCTCCTGGCCGAGCAGCATGCGCAGAAACGTGGTCTTGCCACAGCCGGAAGGACCGACCAGCGCCACGAAGGCCCGGGATGCGATGTCGATCGACACGTTTTCCAGCACGATCTGGTCGCCATATTCCTTCCAGACATCCTTGATGCTGAGCGCGCTCATGCCTGCTTCTCCAATTCCGACCAGGGGAAGACGGCGATCCGCAGCCGGTCGAGCAGGTAGTCGGTCAGGACAGCAAGCAGCGTGATCCAAAGCACATAGGGAAAGATCACATCCATCGCGAGGTAGCGCCGCACCAGAAAGATGCGATAACCAAGACCACTGTCGGACGAAATCGCCTCGGCCGCGATCAGGAACAGCCAGGCCGGACCCAACTGCAGCCTGAGGCAGGTGATCAGCCGCGGCAGGACCTGCGGCAGCACGACCCGCAAGCCGATCTGCCAGGAATTGCCGCCCAGCGTCTCGGCCTTGATGATCTGCTCGCGCGGCAGTTCCATGGCCTTCAGCGCAAGGTCACGGATCATGATCGGTGCCACGCCGATGACGATGAGCGCAATCTTCGAGGTCTCGCCGAGACCTGCGATGATGAAAAGGATCGGCAGAAGCGCCAGCGGCGGAACCATGGAAATGGCCGCAACGAAAGGCGCCAGCAACGAGCGAACATAGGGCAGCATGCCGATCAGCATGCCGGCCGCGAGCGCGATCGCGGTCGAGATCCCAAGACCGGCGAAGAGACGGGTCAAACTGGCGAGCGTATCGGCCCACAGGATATACTCGCCGGTACGACCATCAGCGACGAAGGCCAGCCGGTTGATCGCCTCGGCAAAGCCGGCAAAACCCGGCAGAAGCTTGTCATTGGCATTCTCGGTCAGTCGCGCCGCCGAGCCCATCGCATAGGCGACCAGCACCAGGGCGAAAGGCGAGAGCGCCAGCGCCAGGCGGGCGCCATTGCTCGGCCGTGCATTGATCCAGCGCATCGGGACATCCTCCGTCGATGACAGCAGGGGGAGCCGGGCCCATGGGACCCGGCACGCTCCGGCTCAGAGCGTTCCCTTGGCCACGGCATCCATGTAGCTGGTGGTGAAGCGGAACTTGACGTTGCCCTTGTCGCCGAGGACGGAGCCGTCCGGCATCTCGATGCCGATCACGTCGGCCGAAGCCGCGCCGCTGCCGAGAAGCCCCTTTTCGAACAGGAAGGCGCGCACGAGATCCATGGTCTTCGGCAGGTCCGGCGATGCGGTGAAGGCAACGGCATCGGATGCCTTGTCGAACAGTTTGGTCGCTGCCATCTGGGCTTCGAAACCCGCAAGGTCCGTACCGGACGCTACGCCCATCGCCTCGCGCGCAGCCTTGCCCTCGGCGGTATCGGCCGTCATCACCGCCATCGTGTCATACCAGATACCGGCCAGCGCCTTGCCGAAATCGGGATTGTCCTTGAGCACATCGGAATTGGCGACCATCAGGTCGATGATTTCGCCAGGAATCTGCGAGCTGTCGAAGACCTTCTTGGCCGAGGGTTCTTCCATGATGCTGGCGACCAGCGGGTTCCAGGTCACGACAGCGGTGACATCATCGGCCTTGTAGGCGCCGACCATGTCCGCGTCGGACGTATTGACCACTTTCACGTCTCGTTCCGAAGAACCGATGCTTTCAAGGGCACGCGCCAGCAGGTAATGCGATACGGAGAATTCGACCAGATTGACGTTCGAGCCCTTGATATCCTCGAGCTTGTCCTTGCCCTTTAGAATGACCGCGTCATTGCCGCTGGAAAAGTCTCCGACGATCACGGCGGTCGTATCGACGCCACCCGCCGCCGGGATGGACAGTCCGTCCATATTGGTCAGCGTCACGGCATCGAAGGCACCGGCGGTATACTGGTTCATCGACTCGACATAGTCGTTGAACTGCGTCACCTCGATATTGATGCCGTATTTGTCGGCCCATTTCTTCACGATGCCCTTGTCGTTGGCATAGCCCCACGGCATCCAGCCGACATAGATCGACCAGGCAACCTTGAAATCCTTCTTCGCTTCGGCATGGGCCGGACCAAGACCGGACAGCGTAATCGCTGCTGTCAACGCGGTGATGGAAAGAAGCTTCGAAAAAGTCTGCATTGAAATTCCCCTTTTGCTTTGTCCAAAATGGGATCGGCATAGACCAGCGCCGCCAATCCCTTGGCTAACGAGGTCTCCCGGGCTTTTGTCCCGCCGTGCATCCGGCAGGATGTCTCCCCTGCCGGTGGCAGCTCTCGGACCAGCATGCGCACCCGCACCGGAACCCTAGCCACCAACTCACGCATAACGAAGCAAGGCGCGTGCCATCTTAAAAAACCACATGAAAACAAGCAGACCACGAGCCTTCAATGCTTTGCAAATTTCAATGTGCATACATTTTGGATGAACTCGGCAAACTGCGCCCAATTTTTAGGCTCACATGTATGGGCTGCATCATGGCAGAGCCCGTCATGGCGGCTCATTACCAGTCCCGGCCTGTCATGGGGACAATTTTCCTGCCCGCGCGAAAATGACTTGTGCTAGCGATTGCCCGGCCCTTCTCACAATCGACACCCGGGATTTCCGCGCGCATGACCAGCTTCGACTTTGACACCGTCCACGACCGCAAGAACACAGGCAGCAAGAAGTGGGCTCTCTACGGCGACGACATCCTGCCGATGTGGATTGCCGACATGGACTTCGCCGCGCCGGCACCGGTGATCGATGCGATGAAAAAGCGGATGGACCATCCGTTCTTTGGCTACTGCTTGCCGCAGGACGAGGTTCGTTCCCGGATCGTCACCGATATGGCCGAAAAATACGGCTGGCAGATTTCGGCCGACGACATCATCTTTCTACCCGGCGTCGAAGCGGGCTTCAACATGGCCCTGAATTCGGAGCTTCACGCCGGCGACGGGCTGCTGATCCAGACGCCGATCTACAATCCGATCCTGACCGCGCACAAGCACTGGGGCCTGACACCCGTCGAGGCTCCTCTGATGCCGAGCCAGGCGGGTTATGTCATCGATGAAGAAGCGCTTGAAGCGGACTTTGCCCGTTCGAAAGCCTTCCTGTTCTGCAATCCGCACAATCCCACCGGCAAGGTCTTC encodes:
- a CDS encoding ABC transporter permease, whose amino-acid sequence is MRWINARPSNGARLALALSPFALVLVAYAMGSAARLTENANDKLLPGFAGFAEAINRLAFVADGRTGEYILWADTLASLTRLFAGLGISTAIALAAGMLIGMLPYVRSLLAPFVAAISMVPPLALLPILFIIAGLGETSKIALIVIGVAPIMIRDLALKAMELPREQIIKAETLGGNSWQIGLRVVLPQVLPRLITCLRLQLGPAWLFLIAAEAISSDSGLGYRIFLVRRYLAMDVIFPYVLWITLLAVLTDYLLDRLRIAVFPWSELEKQA
- a CDS encoding putative urea ABC transporter substrate-binding protein yields the protein MQTFSKLLSITALTAAITLSGLGPAHAEAKKDFKVAWSIYVGWMPWGYANDKGIVKKWADKYGINIEVTQFNDYVESMNQYTAGAFDAVTLTNMDGLSIPAAGGVDTTAVIVGDFSSGNDAVILKGKDKLEDIKGSNVNLVEFSVSHYLLARALESIGSSERDVKVVNTSDADMVGAYKADDVTAVVTWNPLVASIMEEPSAKKVFDSSQIPGEIIDLMVANSDVLKDNPDFGKALAGIWYDTMAVMTADTAEGKAAREAMGVASGTDLAGFEAQMAATKLFDKASDAVAFTASPDLPKTMDLVRAFLFEKGLLGSGAASADVIGIEMPDGSVLGDKGNVKFRFTTSYMDAVAKGTL